One genomic segment of Desulfocapsa sulfexigens DSM 10523 includes these proteins:
- a CDS encoding ABC transporter ATP-binding protein codes for MLLEIDKLNLSFHLDTGKQQTEKKQVLFDISLSVDCGETIALVGESGSGKSVTALSILRLLEDSSHVSSSGAIHFEGKDISTLNKKELRAVRGNRIAMIFQEPMTSLNPVYTIGNQLMEPLLLHQKLTQRDAHLEAIKLLERTGIDEPAARMKSFPHQLSGGQRQRVMIAMALACRPSLLIADEPTTALDVTIQVQILDLIKDLQEEFGMALLLITHDLTMVRRIADNVHIMKDGRIVEHGRTDLVFDNPKQPYTRHLMNSLPGGHHSPKDTNRVLIELSRLNCTFHLKSGWKGFFNKNKEKNTIHAVDQVSLSIKRGTTCGLVGESGSGKSTLAMAILQLTRSSGQILFNGKNIQGLSNREMRPLRKNLQIIFQDPFSSLSPRLNIGQIIMEGMKVHGIGRTYSEQKKKVAEILVEVGLNAEMIHRYPHEFSGGQRQRIAIARSIVLQPEFLVLDEPTSALDMTIQKQIIDLLKKLQDRYGMTYLFISHDLRVVRAMADHVAVMQNGRIVESGFAGKIFEAPEHEYTKRLFKAALGNHKSFTSSVEE; via the coding sequence ATGCTTCTTGAAATCGACAAACTCAACCTCAGCTTCCACCTGGATACAGGCAAACAGCAGACCGAGAAGAAGCAGGTTCTCTTTGACATTTCCCTTTCCGTTGACTGTGGTGAGACCATAGCCCTTGTCGGCGAATCAGGTTCCGGTAAATCCGTAACGGCTCTCTCTATCCTCAGGCTCCTCGAAGACTCCTCACATGTCAGTTCCAGCGGTGCCATCCACTTTGAAGGAAAGGATATCTCCACTTTGAACAAAAAGGAACTGAGGGCTGTCCGTGGAAACAGGATAGCCATGATTTTCCAGGAACCGATGACTTCATTGAATCCCGTATACACCATAGGGAATCAACTAATGGAACCCCTGCTTCTCCATCAGAAACTCACCCAGAGAGATGCCCATCTTGAGGCAATTAAACTCCTGGAACGTACAGGTATTGATGAACCAGCGGCCCGAATGAAATCTTTTCCACACCAACTTTCCGGAGGACAACGACAACGGGTTATGATTGCCATGGCCCTGGCTTGCAGACCATCATTACTTATAGCCGACGAACCAACCACTGCTCTTGACGTTACGATTCAGGTACAAATCCTTGACCTTATAAAAGACCTCCAGGAAGAGTTTGGTATGGCTCTTCTGCTTATCACCCATGACCTGACCATGGTGAGAAGAATTGCCGACAACGTTCATATTATGAAAGATGGCCGGATTGTTGAACATGGGAGAACAGATCTTGTTTTTGATAATCCGAAACAACCCTACACCAGGCACCTGATGAATTCACTACCTGGTGGCCATCACAGCCCTAAAGATACGAACAGGGTATTGATAGAGTTGTCCAGACTGAACTGCACATTTCACCTCAAAAGTGGCTGGAAAGGGTTTTTTAACAAAAACAAAGAGAAAAATACTATACATGCAGTTGATCAGGTCAGTCTCAGCATCAAACGTGGCACAACCTGTGGGCTTGTTGGTGAATCAGGATCAGGAAAATCAACTCTTGCCATGGCCATTCTCCAGCTCACCAGAAGTTCTGGTCAGATACTGTTTAACGGAAAAAATATCCAGGGACTTTCGAACAGAGAAATGCGGCCATTGCGCAAAAATCTGCAGATAATTTTTCAGGATCCGTTTTCTTCTCTCTCACCGCGGCTGAATATTGGCCAGATCATTATGGAAGGAATGAAAGTTCACGGTATAGGGAGAACGTATTCAGAACAGAAAAAGAAGGTTGCGGAGATATTGGTAGAAGTGGGACTGAACGCTGAAATGATCCATCGCTATCCCCACGAATTTTCAGGCGGACAGAGACAGCGAATAGCAATAGCCCGTTCCATTGTGCTTCAGCCTGAATTTCTGGTGCTTGATGAGCCAACCTCAGCCCTTGACATGACAATCCAGAAACAGATTATTGACCTCCTTAAAAAACTTCAAGATCGCTATGGAATGACCTATCTTTTCATCTCCCATGATCTTCGGGTTGTCAGGGCTATGGCGGATCATGTCGCGGTTATGCAAAATGGACGAATTGTCGAATCAGGATTTGCCGGTAAAATCTTTGAAGCGCCTGAACATGAATACACAAAACGCCTCTTTAAGGCTGCTCTTGGCAACCACAAGTCGTTCACATCTTCTGTAGAAGAATAA
- a CDS encoding beta-barrel assembly-enhancing protease, which yields MRKKSFLYRFFISFLIVSFLQANCISRSMALTVGEERELGEQLLYQIRLAFPLLDDPDISQYINELGSEVVDVAGIQYFNYHFNIIASPQFNAFAAPSGLVFFYSGLIEKMNHEDELVSVLAHEIGHVVSRHIAKGMDQGMKVGVASTLLAVASLALGAGALSHALLTGSLAAGQAANLHFSRKHEEEADRLAYDWMKKMGRHPVGQEAMLQEMRRINRYTMGNAVPQYLLTHPYPDERLDYVQSLIFFEEKELKSFPETDDFAFLRMKYRILSLVNDGKNLRNLLLSSLASSSLSKSERVMVRYGLSQLDRMENNYESSKKLLQEVIDFYPQQSILLVDLGLVELEAGNKESALALIQKAYESNSHDMWAAFQMARVWLQYKDLDNAEKYLQEVKGEMPTYSKVYFELGKLKAAKGEKGNSAFFLGKYNLYEGRLKLAAHNFTIADKDPGLDKEHRGEIKKMQETIKRLEDNK from the coding sequence ATGAGAAAAAAATCTTTTTTGTATCGATTCTTTATCAGTTTTCTGATTGTAAGCTTTTTACAGGCAAACTGTATTAGCAGGAGTATGGCTCTAACGGTCGGAGAGGAGAGAGAACTTGGAGAGCAGTTACTGTATCAGATAAGACTTGCTTTCCCATTACTTGACGATCCTGATATCTCGCAATATATCAATGAGTTGGGTAGTGAAGTTGTGGATGTCGCTGGAATTCAATACTTTAATTACCATTTCAACATTATTGCCTCCCCACAGTTTAACGCTTTTGCAGCCCCATCTGGCTTAGTATTTTTTTATTCTGGTCTTATTGAAAAAATGAATCATGAAGATGAGCTTGTTTCGGTATTGGCTCATGAAATTGGTCATGTTGTTTCCCGCCATATTGCAAAAGGAATGGATCAGGGAATGAAAGTTGGTGTTGCTTCAACCTTACTCGCTGTTGCAAGCCTTGCATTGGGTGCCGGTGCGCTTAGTCACGCCTTATTAACTGGATCATTGGCGGCCGGGCAAGCTGCAAATCTCCATTTCAGTCGCAAACATGAAGAAGAGGCTGACAGACTGGCCTATGACTGGATGAAAAAAATGGGTCGCCATCCCGTGGGCCAGGAAGCCATGCTTCAGGAAATGCGGCGTATCAATCGGTATACAATGGGGAATGCTGTTCCCCAGTACCTCCTGACCCATCCCTATCCAGATGAACGTCTCGATTATGTTCAGTCACTGATTTTCTTCGAAGAAAAGGAACTGAAATCCTTCCCGGAAACAGATGATTTTGCCTTTCTTCGCATGAAATACCGGATTCTGTCGTTAGTAAATGACGGAAAAAATCTGAGAAATCTTCTTCTCAGTTCTCTTGCATCGTCGTCACTCAGTAAAAGTGAAAGGGTTATGGTTCGTTATGGTTTGTCACAGCTGGATAGAATGGAAAACAATTATGAATCCAGCAAAAAACTGCTTCAAGAGGTTATTGATTTTTATCCTCAACAATCTATCCTTTTAGTGGATTTAGGTCTAGTCGAGTTAGAGGCAGGTAATAAAGAGAGTGCATTGGCTCTCATCCAGAAGGCCTATGAGAGTAATAGTCATGATATGTGGGCTGCTTTTCAGATGGCCCGAGTCTGGCTGCAGTATAAAGACCTTGATAATGCAGAAAAATATCTACAAGAAGTAAAGGGGGAGATGCCCACCTATTCCAAAGTATATTTTGAACTTGGCAAGCTCAAGGCTGCCAAGGGTGAGAAAGGTAATTCCGCTTTCTTTCTTGGAAAATACAACCTGTATGAAGGTCGTTTAAAACTGGCTGCACATAATTTCACAATTGCAGATAAAGATCCAGGACTGGATAAGGAACATAGGGGGGAAATAAAGAAAATGCAGGAAACAATAAAACGCTTGGAGGATAACAAATAA
- a CDS encoding NAD-dependent epimerase/dehydratase family protein, translated as MKRALVTGGGGFVGSHIVKQLLARNVEPLVIGRNPYPAIELLGVTCVIGDICDKSFMEKQVRGIDTVFHVAALAGIWGKWQDYYRINVLGTENVIQACKANNVRRMVYTSTPSVVFNGDDIINGNEKLPYATKPLCNYAKSKILAEKYVLASGSKEENFHTCAIRPHLVWGPGDPHLIPRLLDRGRKKQLRKVGTCTNIVDISYVENVAEAHILAADNLESSQTASGKAYFINQGTPVNLWQWIDELFLRMNIPEIRSQVSFRLAYSAGVFLEGWHHLFANHKEPVMTRFLAEQLAKSHYFSIELAKNDLGYRPRVSTEDGMKRLLNTYSA; from the coding sequence ATGAAAAGAGCCCTTGTCACCGGAGGAGGTGGATTTGTCGGGAGTCATATTGTTAAACAACTTCTCGCTCGAAATGTGGAACCTCTGGTTATTGGTCGCAATCCCTATCCTGCAATAGAGTTACTTGGTGTTACCTGTGTTATTGGAGATATTTGTGACAAGTCTTTTATGGAAAAACAGGTACGAGGTATTGATACCGTTTTTCATGTAGCTGCATTGGCTGGAATTTGGGGGAAATGGCAGGATTATTATAGAATCAATGTCCTTGGAACCGAAAATGTTATACAGGCCTGTAAGGCGAACAATGTTAGACGGATGGTCTACACCTCCACCCCTTCCGTTGTTTTTAACGGTGATGATATTATAAATGGTAATGAGAAGCTTCCCTATGCCACAAAACCACTCTGTAATTACGCCAAAAGTAAAATTCTTGCGGAAAAGTATGTACTTGCAAGTGGTTCTAAAGAAGAAAACTTTCACACCTGCGCCATACGACCTCATCTTGTCTGGGGCCCTGGTGACCCTCATCTGATCCCACGATTGTTGGACAGGGGCAGAAAAAAACAACTTAGAAAAGTTGGTACATGTACCAATATTGTTGATATCAGTTATGTTGAAAATGTAGCTGAGGCTCATATATTGGCTGCCGATAATTTAGAGTCAAGCCAAACGGCATCTGGGAAGGCCTATTTCATTAACCAGGGAACCCCTGTTAACCTCTGGCAATGGATAGACGAACTGTTTCTTAGAATGAATATTCCTGAGATACGATCCCAGGTTTCTTTTCGCCTGGCTTACAGTGCTGGAGTTTTTCTTGAAGGATGGCATCATCTTTTTGCAAACCATAAAGAGCCAGTAATGACACGATTTTTAGCGGAGCAACTTGCAAAATCGCATTATTTTTCGATAGAACTGGCAAAAAACGACCTAGGTTACAGACCGCGTGTCAGTACTGAGGACGGTATGAAACGTCTGCTAAACACCTATTCAGCTTAA
- a CDS encoding cytochrome b/b6 domain-containing protein, producing the protein MSKKITAFTPFQMFYHKSIIILMFFFILTGLPILSHYFHWIAYCFGVPVDFISSQNGDALTAGIQVCRIIHRVAAMLFLLFSLPFAVTQLLQIAQWHIWPESGAAGIGGLKTSYIDFKHARQGKYNAGQKIAAYVFIVCIAMLAFSGFVLWFRGSFSVATLTLARNLHDIGFALLLPTLLGHMYFGIHPLNRAGFKAMFGTGELNEEEVKSHHPLWYEKIKQNEQ; encoded by the coding sequence ATGAGTAAAAAGATCACAGCGTTTACCCCGTTTCAGATGTTTTATCATAAATCAATCATCATCCTGATGTTCTTTTTTATCCTGACAGGCTTACCAATACTTTCTCACTATTTTCATTGGATTGCGTATTGCTTCGGTGTGCCCGTTGATTTTATCAGTAGCCAGAATGGTGATGCCCTGACCGCTGGTATTCAGGTCTGCCGCATCATACACAGAGTGGCGGCCATGCTTTTTCTGCTTTTCAGTCTCCCTTTTGCTGTCACCCAGTTGCTGCAGATTGCTCAATGGCATATCTGGCCTGAATCGGGGGCTGCCGGAATAGGAGGACTGAAGACCAGTTATATTGATTTTAAACACGCCAGGCAGGGGAAATATAATGCAGGTCAGAAGATTGCAGCCTATGTGTTTATTGTCTGCATTGCCATGCTGGCCTTTTCGGGATTCGTTCTTTGGTTTCGTGGGTCGTTTTCAGTGGCAACGCTGACACTTGCCAGGAATCTTCACGATATCGGTTTTGCCCTTTTACTTCCGACTCTTCTGGGGCATATGTATTTTGGTATTCATCCGTTAAACAGGGCCGGTTTCAAGGCTATGTTTGGTACCGGTGAGCTTAATGAGGAAGAAGTTAAGTCTCATCATCCTCTCTGGTATGAAAAAATCAAACAGAATGAACAATAA
- a CDS encoding molybdopterin-containing oxidoreductase family protein has protein sequence MKKTNRRDFLKLGGLALAGPLVATGLNVKPAQAEKLPSYGMEKHVPVNCRMCAQKCPGLARVVDGRLVGIEANPQSVLPGVCGRSVAVAGMVYNPNRIQSPLIRVGERGEGKFRRASWPEALDLVASKLKIYRDQGTPEAVAVAVRFHGAPGVDNEVFKVYGTPNFPGYADTCWANSRAVGLGVVCGPFSKGLPGCSPSKVSINFAKAKYGVLAGRNPAGGLVCYPWAMNFCKGKRDGLRLTVVDPRKPSEAGEDNVHWLPIKPGSDLAFMLGLFHELIKNKSYEPEYLIKHTNAPMLVDAKTLQPAGVREIEKEEKGKKVKILDYLVFDRAAGEVRFASDAKNPALNGTYEVTFTDKTFKAVTALDRIAQELKNYTPEWAEKKSDVPAGEIRKVAQELEQNRPHAFIDPTYRSERYFNSFKGIQVIGMMNALIGAFGQEGGIIWNHSPKTGKLIHPPKAKAAAISKYYMKHDPNFRFGNDHYYRHRAVETLLTDKPYPIKAMVFNGANLLGGSAGGTEIVEALKKLEFTLCISPFFNETTLYADVILPDATFVERDEAINSKYKSEVPGVTINMKAIDPLFDAKDPYWISLELARRLLTAEEYATHFKPYEDGGIELLWETQLAGLKGISADEKKKITVDYLKQHGIWNGKAPIPKTKAKTPTHKLEIFSTFLASEYAELEAKGDSNALVASPLPVWQPANWMTTRDKLAQDEFIPITGFAPLNSFTGQQTKDNRLLANVGESISWDAVFINKAKGKSLRLADGDLVSIRNPDNTLEQTARVVLSELVHPDAMFSYYGTGPGAFKNLNKFYSNAPKTGFNPNHSAPYHHAPLVGGHAAHDFVIKMRKI, from the coding sequence ATGAAAAAAACAAACAGAAGAGATTTTCTGAAGCTTGGTGGCTTAGCACTTGCTGGTCCGTTGGTTGCCACAGGATTAAATGTCAAGCCCGCTCAAGCAGAGAAGCTGCCATCCTACGGCATGGAAAAGCATGTACCTGTTAATTGTCGGATGTGTGCCCAGAAGTGTCCGGGCCTTGCCAGGGTGGTGGATGGCCGTCTCGTAGGGATTGAAGCAAATCCTCAGTCTGTCTTGCCGGGGGTCTGTGGACGATCTGTGGCTGTAGCAGGTATGGTTTATAATCCGAACCGTATTCAATCGCCACTTATTCGGGTAGGTGAAAGAGGCGAAGGGAAGTTCCGCAGGGCCAGTTGGCCGGAAGCCCTGGATCTTGTAGCCTCAAAGCTGAAAATCTATCGGGACCAGGGAACCCCCGAAGCGGTGGCCGTTGCCGTTCGTTTTCACGGCGCACCTGGGGTGGATAATGAAGTCTTCAAGGTATACGGTACGCCCAACTTTCCCGGATACGCAGATACCTGCTGGGCCAATTCCCGAGCCGTTGGTCTTGGAGTGGTTTGCGGGCCTTTCAGCAAAGGGCTGCCTGGCTGCAGCCCGAGCAAGGTCAGTATTAATTTTGCCAAAGCCAAGTACGGAGTGCTTGCCGGGCGCAATCCAGCTGGCGGCCTGGTCTGCTATCCATGGGCCATGAACTTTTGTAAAGGGAAACGAGACGGACTCAGGTTGACTGTGGTTGATCCGCGCAAACCTTCTGAGGCAGGTGAGGACAATGTTCACTGGCTGCCAATAAAGCCTGGATCTGATCTCGCCTTTATGCTCGGTCTCTTTCATGAACTCATAAAAAACAAATCATACGAGCCAGAATATCTCATCAAACATACCAATGCCCCCATGCTGGTAGATGCCAAGACTCTGCAGCCTGCCGGAGTCAGGGAAATCGAGAAAGAGGAGAAGGGGAAAAAAGTCAAAATCCTTGACTATCTTGTCTTTGATAGGGCTGCTGGGGAGGTACGATTTGCCAGTGACGCTAAAAATCCTGCTTTAAACGGCACCTATGAGGTTACGTTTACAGACAAGACCTTTAAGGCCGTAACTGCCCTGGACAGGATAGCCCAGGAACTTAAAAACTATACACCGGAATGGGCCGAAAAGAAGAGTGATGTCCCGGCGGGCGAGATTCGAAAGGTTGCCCAGGAACTGGAGCAGAACAGGCCCCATGCCTTTATCGATCCGACCTATCGCAGTGAACGCTATTTTAATTCCTTTAAAGGGATTCAGGTTATCGGCATGATGAACGCCCTTATCGGGGCATTTGGCCAGGAAGGTGGAATCATCTGGAACCATTCTCCCAAGACCGGCAAACTGATTCATCCGCCAAAGGCCAAAGCAGCAGCCATCAGTAAATATTATATGAAGCATGATCCGAATTTCCGATTCGGCAACGACCACTACTATCGTCACAGGGCTGTTGAGACGTTATTGACTGACAAGCCTTACCCTATCAAGGCAATGGTCTTTAATGGTGCAAATCTGCTTGGTGGATCAGCAGGAGGAACCGAAATTGTTGAGGCTTTGAAAAAGCTGGAATTCACCCTCTGTATATCCCCCTTTTTCAATGAGACGACACTTTATGCCGACGTCATCCTGCCGGATGCCACCTTTGTTGAACGTGACGAGGCCATTAACAGCAAATATAAGTCTGAAGTACCTGGTGTGACCATCAACATGAAGGCCATTGACCCTCTTTTTGATGCTAAGGATCCTTACTGGATCAGTTTGGAACTGGCACGTAGGCTTTTAACTGCCGAAGAATACGCAACTCATTTCAAACCCTATGAAGATGGTGGTATTGAATTGCTCTGGGAAACCCAGCTTGCAGGACTCAAAGGAATCTCTGCCGATGAGAAGAAAAAAATCACCGTTGACTACTTGAAACAACATGGAATCTGGAACGGTAAAGCACCGATTCCAAAAACAAAAGCCAAAACACCGACCCATAAGTTGGAGATATTCAGTACCTTCCTTGCCAGTGAGTACGCAGAACTTGAGGCAAAAGGAGACAGTAACGCTTTGGTGGCAAGTCCGCTGCCAGTCTGGCAACCTGCTAATTGGATGACCACCAGAGACAAACTGGCTCAAGATGAGTTTATTCCCATTACAGGATTTGCGCCGCTCAACTCCTTTACCGGCCAGCAGACCAAGGACAACAGGCTGCTTGCCAATGTCGGTGAATCCATTTCCTGGGATGCTGTTTTTATTAATAAGGCCAAGGGGAAGTCTCTCAGGCTTGCCGATGGCGATCTGGTATCCATACGAAATCCAGACAACACATTGGAACAGACGGCCAGGGTTGTTTTAAGTGAACTAGTCCACCCCGACGCCATGTTTAGTTACTATGGTACAGGTCCCGGCGCTTTTAAGAATCTGAACAAGTTCTACAGCAATGCGCCCAAGACAGGCTTTAATCCGAATCACTCCGCACCCTATCACCACGCTCCCCTGGTCGGCGGACATGCGGCGCATGATTTTGTCATCAAAATGAGGAAGATATAA
- a CDS encoding 4Fe-4S dicluster domain-containing protein codes for MSTYSMCYDSQACVRCFTCVVSCSVENRLRLQRNGTTALENGVNKSLPQLNYLQPVQREYGKYPESYRITELHHCMHCENSPCATYCPSQAIERRPGGQVVINQDLCVGCRTCQEACPFDVPVYDKATNASYKCIMCYDRVESDLKPACVSSCIANALISGSREEVVAEAKKRAKRYSEQFGKEYIVYGADKINDYVGKTGWMTIVAAEEMEKYGLPKKPIVSSMGIRQTTKAIGIGATAAVALGAGAHFLYWLANRKEVLSAQEKEDSHE; via the coding sequence ATGAGTACCTATTCAATGTGTTATGATTCACAGGCATGTGTGCGCTGTTTCACCTGTGTGGTGAGCTGCAGTGTGGAGAATCGTTTACGGTTGCAGAGAAACGGGACAACAGCCCTGGAAAATGGCGTGAACAAGTCATTGCCGCAACTGAATTACCTGCAGCCTGTGCAGAGGGAATATGGGAAATATCCCGAAAGTTATCGGATCACCGAGCTGCACCACTGCATGCATTGCGAGAATTCTCCCTGTGCCACATACTGCCCGTCCCAAGCGATTGAACGCAGACCGGGTGGTCAAGTGGTTATCAATCAGGACCTCTGTGTGGGCTGCCGCACCTGTCAGGAAGCCTGCCCCTTTGATGTTCCCGTTTATGATAAGGCGACAAACGCTTCATACAAATGCATAATGTGTTACGACCGGGTGGAGTCGGACCTTAAACCAGCTTGTGTCAGTTCCTGCATTGCCAATGCTCTGATAAGTGGTTCCAGAGAGGAGGTGGTTGCAGAGGCGAAAAAACGAGCCAAACGCTATAGTGAACAGTTTGGCAAAGAGTATATCGTTTACGGTGCTGATAAGATAAACGACTATGTTGGGAAGACCGGTTGGATGACAATAGTTGCAGCCGAAGAAATGGAGAAATATGGATTACCCAAAAAACCTATAGTCAGCAGCATGGGTATACGCCAGACAACTAAGGCCATTGGAATTGGAGCAACAGCAGCTGTAGCTCTGGGTGCCGGTGCCCATTTTCTCTACTGGCTGGCAAATCGTAAAGAAGTACTCTCTGCACAAGAGAAGGAGGACAGCCATGAGTAA
- a CDS encoding fatty acid CoA ligase family protein: protein MNHNIAHTLTKSAALLGEQTGLIEAVSGREMSFRELATRSDSYAHLLEKKGIKPGTRVMLMVKPSADFICLTFALFKIGAPVILIDPGMGYKNLLRCIEGVRPLAFIGIPKAHFFRILFRKPFATVKYSLCLGNSLGLFGKDISQAADRDYGAYHSYKAAEDDLAAIIFTTGSTGPPKGVRYEHSIFEAQLRLIRDYYGIGPGQVDQPAFPLFALFSTALGATAVIPDMDPTQPAKVNPQRFVESIEKYGVTYSFGSPAIWNVISRYCSKGDRRIKTLDKVLMAGAPVSGELIARMQDVLSPDANIHTPYGATESLPIVSIEGREITETTWQHTRAGKGTCVGRPLPGIEIAILPISDTVIPTFQHRDFLLPGVIGEIIVSGDVVTRGYENNKNEDSMAKIPDGKRFWHRMGDVGYLDEEGRLWFCGRRAHRVVLESKNITETLYTIPCEAIFNNHPDVFRSALVGVMGSAKQIVAVMVVEPEKGFTRTTDQLIAEVKKMGKDEPLTTSIQYYLVHPDFPVDIRHNAKIYREKLSIWAAEELKGLI, encoded by the coding sequence GTGAACCATAATATTGCTCATACCTTGACCAAAAGCGCTGCACTTCTTGGTGAACAGACTGGTTTGATCGAAGCTGTAAGCGGCAGGGAAATGTCCTTTAGAGAGCTTGCCACAAGGTCTGATTCCTATGCGCATCTGCTGGAAAAGAAAGGGATTAAACCTGGCACACGTGTCATGCTGATGGTAAAGCCATCTGCAGATTTTATCTGTTTGACCTTCGCGCTCTTTAAAATTGGCGCCCCTGTGATTCTTATTGATCCAGGAATGGGCTATAAAAATCTTTTGCGCTGTATTGAAGGTGTTAGACCGCTTGCGTTTATCGGTATTCCCAAGGCCCATTTCTTTAGAATTCTGTTCAGAAAACCATTTGCAACTGTCAAATATTCTCTATGCCTTGGAAATTCGTTGGGACTCTTTGGAAAAGACATCTCACAAGCTGCTGATCGCGACTACGGTGCGTATCACAGTTATAAGGCTGCAGAGGATGACCTCGCTGCAATTATTTTTACTACAGGTTCGACAGGCCCCCCTAAGGGCGTTCGCTATGAACATTCAATATTTGAGGCACAGCTTCGCCTTATCCGCGACTATTATGGTATAGGCCCTGGTCAGGTTGATCAACCTGCTTTTCCTCTTTTTGCCCTTTTTTCAACAGCTCTTGGTGCCACGGCTGTAATTCCTGATATGGATCCAACCCAACCGGCAAAGGTCAATCCTCAACGATTTGTCGAGTCCATCGAAAAATATGGTGTTACTTACTCCTTTGGTTCCCCTGCAATCTGGAATGTTATATCCAGGTATTGTAGCAAGGGGGATAGGAGAATAAAAACTCTCGACAAGGTATTGATGGCTGGTGCTCCTGTTTCTGGGGAACTTATTGCACGAATGCAGGATGTTCTTTCTCCTGATGCCAATATCCATACCCCGTATGGTGCAACAGAAAGTTTACCGATTGTCTCCATTGAAGGAAGAGAAATAACGGAAACTACCTGGCAACATACAAGAGCAGGAAAGGGGACCTGTGTCGGCAGACCTTTGCCAGGAATTGAAATAGCCATTCTTCCTATATCTGATACAGTCATCCCTACTTTTCAGCACCGAGATTTTTTGCTTCCTGGTGTTATTGGTGAAATAATAGTTAGCGGAGATGTAGTAACGCGTGGGTATGAAAACAATAAAAATGAAGACAGCATGGCAAAGATTCCTGATGGGAAGAGATTCTGGCACCGTATGGGAGATGTGGGTTACCTCGATGAAGAAGGACGACTCTGGTTTTGCGGTAGACGTGCTCATCGTGTGGTGCTAGAATCGAAAAATATAACTGAAACTCTTTATACTATTCCCTGTGAGGCAATTTTCAATAATCATCCTGATGTCTTTCGATCTGCACTTGTTGGAGTTATGGGGAGTGCAAAACAAATTGTTGCGGTGATGGTGGTAGAACCAGAAAAAGGATTCACCAGAACAACAGATCAATTGATTGCAGAGGTGAAAAAAATGGGTAAGGATGAACCATTAACTACCTCAATTCAATACTATCTTGTTCACCCTGACTTTCCCGTAGATATTCGTCATAATGCCAAAATATATCGTGAAAAACTCAGCATCTGGGCTGCAGAAGAACTTAAGGGACTGATATGA
- a CDS encoding alpha/beta fold hydrolase, translating into MNIVYPDYPFQSHFFSRGKYRIHFVDEGHGDVIVMVHGNPTWSFYYRRLITLLAQNHRVIVIDHLGCGLSDKPQDYNYCLQNHINNLDALLTHLDIQLFSLVVHDWGGAIGMGVAAKRTASLQKAMVLNTAAFRSRRIPFRISVCRWPLIGEVLVRAFNGFARPAVWMAVTKKLEKNTASAYLAPYDSWQNRVAVSAFVRDIPLTPHHPSYQTLVDVENGLEKFQKAGLPLLICWGGKDFCFNRHFYDEWCQRFPQAETHYYPEGGHYILEDAFEQIAPLALRFFGSEG; encoded by the coding sequence ATGAATATCGTGTATCCTGACTATCCCTTTCAATCGCATTTTTTTTCCAGAGGCAAGTACCGGATTCACTTTGTCGATGAAGGCCATGGTGACGTTATTGTCATGGTACATGGAAATCCTACCTGGTCCTTTTATTACCGCCGTCTGATAACTCTTCTGGCACAGAATCATCGTGTCATCGTCATCGATCATCTTGGTTGCGGTCTCTCCGACAAACCTCAGGACTATAACTATTGCCTTCAAAATCATATCAATAATCTCGATGCACTTCTCACTCATCTTGATATACAATTATTCTCTCTTGTTGTTCACGATTGGGGTGGAGCTATAGGGATGGGTGTTGCTGCAAAAAGAACGGCTTCACTACAGAAAGCCATGGTTCTGAACACAGCAGCTTTTCGATCCAGGCGTATCCCTTTTCGTATCAGCGTTTGTCGCTGGCCTCTTATTGGTGAAGTGCTTGTTCGTGCTTTCAATGGTTTTGCCAGGCCTGCTGTATGGATGGCTGTCACAAAAAAGTTGGAGAAGAATACAGCTAGTGCGTATCTGGCACCATATGATTCATGGCAAAACAGAGTAGCAGTTTCGGCTTTTGTTAGGGATATTCCTCTTACTCCTCACCACCCGTCTTACCAGACATTGGTTGATGTTGAAAATGGATTGGAAAAATTCCAGAAAGCTGGACTTCCCTTGCTTATATGCTGGGGTGGAAAAGATTTTTGTTTTAACAGGCATTTTTATGACGAATGGTGCCAGCGCTTTCCACAGGCAGAAACTCATTATTATCCCGAGGGCGGCCATTATATTCTTGAAGACGCATTTGAACAAATTGCTCCTCTTGCTCTTCGATTTTTCGGGAGTGAGGGGTGA